One Malania oleifera isolate guangnan ecotype guangnan chromosome 9, ASM2987363v1, whole genome shotgun sequence DNA segment encodes these proteins:
- the LOC131164939 gene encoding uncharacterized protein LOC131164939, translated as MTTSVKNNFMPPGLVSNLQEVLLSRKGNEEEQSNKKKDESAEPSSSSTPSDAVGANSEQESSKPVVLVTNGDGIESPGLTYLVEALVREGLCSVHVCAPQSDKSVSGHSVTLRETVAVSSAEINGATAYEVCGTPVDCVSLALSGALFSWSKPLLVISGINKGSSCGQHMFYSGVVAGAREALMSGIPSMSLALNWKKEESKDSDFKDAVTVCLPLINAAIRDIGKGSFPKSCSLNIVIPTSPLTNKGFKLTKQSLWRSSPSWLAVSNRHPAGGHYMSNQQSLGLQLAQLSRDASAAGAARRLTTQRKNVEIESVGAAGKSDSNRAVKKYFRLEFVEKEQEDVDEDLDFRALDNGFVAVTALTLSPQIESNAQAAASDWISTAVQGEQ; from the exons ATGACGACTTCtgtgaaaaataatttcatgCCTCCGGGTCTGGTCTCCAATCTCCAAGAAGTGCTTCTCAGCAGGAAGGGCAACGAGGAAGAGCAGTCCAACAAGAAGAAAGATGAATCTGCGGAGCCCTCTTCTTCTTCTACCCCCTCCGATGCTGTTGGGGCTAATTCTGAGCAGGAGTCCTCGAAGCCTGTGGTTCTTGTGACTAATGGTGACGGGATCGAGTCCCCAGGGCTTACTTACCTTGTTGAAGCTCTGGTTCGCGAAGGCCTCTGCAGCGTTCATGTCTGCGCTCCCCAATC GGACAAATCTGTGTCGGGTCACTCGGTGACTCTCCGCGAAACGGTGGCTGTTAGTTCTGCTGAAATCAATGGTGCCACGGCCTACGAAGTTTGCG GGACGCCTGTTGATTGTGTCTCATTAGCACTATCTGGGGCACTATTTTCGTGGTCAAAGCCTTTACTG GTAATTAGTGGAATCAACAAGGGATCGAGTTGTGGTCAGCACAT GTTCTACTCCGGTGTTGTTGCGGGAGCTAGAGAGGCACTTATGAGTGGCATTCCATCTATGTCGCTGGCACTGAATTG gaaaaaagaagaaagcaaagaTAGTGATTTCAAGGATGCAGTCACTGTCTGTTTACCGTTGATAAATGCAGCAATAAGAGATATAGGAAAAGGAAGTTTCCCTAAAAGTTGCTCACTAAATATTGTAATTCCAACATCTCCTTTGACAAACAAG GGCTTCAAGTTGACAAAGCAAAGTCTGTGGAGATCCTCTCCCAGTTGGCTAGCTGTTTCTAATAGGCACCCAGCTGGTGGACATTATATGTCCAATCAACAAAGCCTTGGCCTCCAGCTTGCTCAGCTCAGCCGTGATGCTTCTGCTGCA ggTGCTGCTCGCCGCCTGACAACACAGAGGAAAAATGTGGAGATTGAATCAGTTGGTGCTGCAGGAAAATCCGACTCCAACCGGGCAGTGAAGAAGTACTTCCGCCTAGAG TTTGTGGAGAAGGAGCAGGAAGATGTGGACGAGGATCTAGATTTCAGAGCACTTGACAATGGATTT GTTGCAGTCACAGCTCTCACTCTTTCTCCCCAAATAGAGTCAAATGCTCAAGCGGCTGCATCAGATTGGATTTCCACCGCAGTACAAGGAGAGCAGTGA
- the LOC131163540 gene encoding F-box/kelch-repeat protein At3g23880-like, giving the protein MKRNMIENVPLDVIVEILIRLPARTLLRFKRVCNSWRSLISDPFFIDFHLKFSSSTPDTLIMKKNRKRKKKKNINGIEESFFFAANPSWREKFCFLCNHGPSQIDFPSREANSSVSFQLVSSCNGLVSLWYPADLHQPVSLWNPSTMETHILPFSGVANFCPVQVGFGFHRLAAGPGDYKVVIISLSNELNPLVKFNTLVYSLRMDSWKQIDNSNLPQNMVPGYYSEQVWLNGSVHWLTNHSGDRGRYVSVLSFNMADETFREMSLPQNIFSKEKLMGAAEGRLCVVAYNFYATKDVEVWVMKEYGVGEFWTKLFVISPPERWGADGNVLRPVGVTRSGQVVLKRRKKGRLVLISYDPKRKVFEGFGNWVFGSDTAESIESLVSVTASLVSVAPGSLYS; this is encoded by the exons atgaagagaaacatgatagaaaatg TACCTCTTGACGTCATAGTTGAGATCTTGATACGCCTCCCCGCAAGGACTCTCCTGCGATTCAAACGAGTCTGCAATTCATGGCGCTCTCTAATCTCCGACCCTTTTTTCATCGACTTCCACCTAAAATTCTCGTCTTCAACTCCTGATACACTCATAATGAAGAAGAACaggaagagaaagaaaaagaagaacatcAATGGGATCGAAGAGTCATTTTTCTTCGCCGCAAATCCCAGTTGGAGAGAAAAATTCTGCTTCCTCTGCAACCACGGACCCTCCCAAATCGACTTCCCTTCCCGCGAGGCGAACTCTTCCGTATCGTTCCAACTGGTATCCTCCTGCAATGGCCTCGTCTCTTTGTGGTACCCAGCTGACCTCCACCAGCCCGTATCCCTCTGGAACCCTTCCACCATGGAAACCCATATCCTCCCCTTCTCCGGCGTTGCCAATTTCTGCCCCGTCCAGGTTGGCTTCGGCTTCCACCGGTTGGCTGCCGGCCCCGGCGATTACAAAGTGGTGATAATCTCCTTGTCCAACGAATTAAACCCCTTGGTGAAATTCAATACCCTAGTTTACAGCCTGAGGATGGATTCATGGAAACAGATCGATAACAGCAATTTGCCTCAAAATATGGTTCCGGGTTATTACAGCGAGCAAGTTTGGCTCAACGGGTCCGTTCATTGGCTCACCAACCACAGCGGCGACCGGGGCCGCTACGTCTCTGTATTGTCGTTTAACATGGCGGACGAAACGTTTCGGGAGATGAGTCTGCCGCAGAACATCTTTTCCAAGGAGAAGCTGATGGGGGCTGCGGAGGGACGCCTCTGCGTTGTAGCTTACAACTTCTATGCGACGAAGGATGTTGAGGTGTGGGTCATGAAAGAGTACGGCGTGGGCGAGTTCTGGACTAAACTGTTCGTGATTTCACCGCCGGAGAGATGGGGGGCGGACGGGAATGTTCTGAGGCCGGTGGGAGTGACGAGAAGCGGGCAGGTGGTGCTGAAGCGGAGGAAGAAGGGGAGATTGGTATTGATTTCATACGATCCGAAGAGGAAGGTGTTCGAGGGTTTTGGGAATTGGGTTTTTGGAAGTGATACGGCTGAGAGCATAGAGAGTTTGGTCAGCGTCACGGCGAGTCTGGTTTCGGTTGCTCCTGGTAGTTTATATAGTTAA